In Lutra lutra chromosome 5, mLutLut1.2, whole genome shotgun sequence, a single genomic region encodes these proteins:
- the LOC125101176 gene encoding LOW QUALITY PROTEIN: proteolipid protein 2-like (The sequence of the model RefSeq protein was modified relative to this genomic sequence to represent the inferred CDS: substituted 2 bases at 2 genomic stop codons) translates to MDTPDLVSPSPITCGPCPTTWYIPSTSQQPRSYPSVIPSSCTNFSYTGKEVLQFAEITSWLVILTCSSTSTPVSSCLLVVEMILATIFFAINMCDLQTKIETINWPWSDFLQTLTVAILYLITSTVVLMERENHSQIVTGLLGLIATCFFGYAAYMMPMITLPXRQXRHTAAPTDLADGVV, encoded by the coding sequence GGGCCCTGCCCCACCACATGGTACATTCCCAGCACCTCTCAGCAACCCCGCAGTTACCCCTCTGTCATCCCCTCCTCCTGCACCAACTTTTCATACACTGGAAAAGAAGTTCTTCAGTTTGCCGAGATTACATCTTGGCTGGTGATTCTGACCTGCTCCAGCACCTCCACACCAGTATCCTCCTGCCTGCTGGTGGTTGAGATGATCCTTGCCACTATCTTTTTTGCCATCAACATGTGTGACCTACAAACCAAGATAGAAACCATCAACTGGCCTTGGAGTGATTTCTTGCAGACCCTCACAGTGGCCATCCTCTATCTGATCACCTCCACTGTTGTCCTTATGGAGAGAGAAAACCACTCCCAAATTGTCACAGGGTTACTGGGCCTAATCGCTACCTGCTTCTTTGGCTATGCTGCCTATATGATGCCTATGATCACCTTACCCTAGAGACAGTAAAGACATACAGCAGCCCCCACTGACCTTGCAGATGGCGTAGTGTAG